A region from the Corallococcus caeni genome encodes:
- a CDS encoding GPW/gp25 family protein, translating into MARAPFLDKFAARRQHANVRDSLEHVMRNIEAVLNTKKGYGFFMHDFGLGGYTEKLGTRELVEALTAEIQQEITQHEPRLAEPEVKLRGRDSALWLYFDCKGTFDEQPCHLTLMFHSTTGRVRVQAEDT; encoded by the coding sequence ATGGCGCGCGCACCGTTCCTGGACAAGTTCGCGGCCCGCAGGCAGCACGCCAACGTGCGCGACAGCCTGGAGCACGTGATGCGCAACATCGAAGCCGTGCTCAACACGAAGAAGGGCTACGGCTTCTTCATGCACGACTTCGGGCTGGGCGGGTACACGGAGAAGCTGGGCACGCGCGAGCTGGTGGAGGCGCTCACCGCGGAGATCCAGCAGGAGATCACCCAGCACGAGCCCCGGCTGGCGGAGCCGGAGGTGAAGCTGCGCGGCCGCGACAGCGCGCTGTGGCTGTACTTCGACTGCAAGGGCACGTTCGACGAACAGCCGTGCCACCTGACGTTGATGTTCCACTCCACCACCGGCCGGGTGCGCGTGCAGGCGGAGGACACCTGA
- a CDS encoding type VI secretion system baseplate subunit TssF, translating to MKDFSEKIYLDFLSELDGLERFRQRFQERHPAAPLDREDPDVRRLIEAMAFFSVQTRHATLHNLRSTWRRLFAGFFDFLLEPVPAAAMAQAVPTEKMVEPVLLTRGTELRLTPAEGVAGSFRLQRDLRVLPIFLKGTDVVPQVRSGHRLILRFESRFARKDAIDVLSLHVRHLDEYRSSLAVFHALRKHLKQVSVVYDEQADEHSVGSPCEVSFNRDPPAPDDSGLYAHPFQRLRAFFQFPEQQLFVHVKVPPPRGNSWMRFCLCLDLDKDWTVGRSLHPDFFQLFTVPVVNLKAEPAQVVVADGTRAEHPILSMSAGREFSLHSVTGVFEMTKAGLSPLRPAFLPGKGPSYEVDETFDEKLTSRQSLIVRMPEAFTAPRKIVLEALWHQPQFSAQAAGRVEVSVPGRHIEGLKFQTVGSLQPHRDSVLRDDVEALTQFLAWKAKPTLGRDEVVALLGHLGTPAESPFRRVLPWLKELKFSVVPDSALKGSGLRHAYEAVMEPFDQSFEPVVICFLEQLRDLLDAWNNEATVELKASVAGLGPLQLPT from the coding sequence GTGAAGGACTTCTCGGAGAAGATCTACCTGGACTTCCTGTCGGAGCTGGACGGGCTGGAGCGCTTCCGTCAGCGCTTCCAGGAGCGACACCCGGCGGCTCCGTTGGACCGCGAGGACCCGGACGTGCGCCGCCTCATCGAGGCGATGGCGTTCTTCTCCGTGCAGACGCGGCACGCCACGCTGCACAACCTGCGCTCCACCTGGCGCCGGCTGTTCGCGGGCTTCTTCGACTTCCTGCTGGAGCCCGTGCCCGCCGCCGCCATGGCGCAGGCCGTGCCCACGGAGAAGATGGTGGAGCCGGTGCTCCTCACCCGGGGCACGGAACTGCGCCTGACGCCCGCGGAGGGCGTCGCGGGCTCCTTCCGTCTCCAGCGCGACCTGCGCGTGCTGCCCATCTTCCTCAAGGGCACGGACGTGGTGCCGCAGGTGCGGAGCGGCCACCGGCTCATCCTGCGCTTCGAGTCCCGCTTCGCGCGCAAGGACGCCATCGACGTGCTCAGCCTGCACGTGCGGCACCTGGACGAGTACCGCTCGTCGCTGGCGGTGTTCCACGCGCTGCGCAAGCACCTGAAGCAGGTGAGCGTCGTCTACGACGAACAGGCGGACGAGCACTCCGTGGGCAGCCCCTGCGAGGTGTCCTTCAACCGGGACCCGCCCGCGCCGGACGACAGCGGCCTCTACGCGCACCCGTTCCAGCGCCTGCGCGCGTTCTTCCAGTTCCCGGAGCAGCAGCTCTTCGTGCACGTGAAGGTGCCGCCGCCGCGCGGCAACTCCTGGATGCGCTTCTGCCTCTGCCTGGACCTGGACAAGGACTGGACGGTGGGCCGTTCGCTGCACCCGGACTTCTTCCAGCTCTTCACCGTGCCGGTCGTGAACCTCAAGGCGGAGCCCGCGCAGGTGGTGGTGGCGGACGGCACGCGCGCGGAGCACCCCATCCTCAGCATGAGCGCGGGGCGCGAGTTCAGCCTGCACTCGGTGACGGGCGTCTTCGAGATGACCAAGGCGGGCCTGTCCCCGCTGCGGCCCGCGTTCCTGCCCGGCAAGGGGCCCAGCTACGAGGTGGACGAGACCTTCGACGAGAAGCTCACGTCCCGGCAGAGCCTCATCGTGCGCATGCCGGAGGCGTTCACCGCCCCGCGCAAGATCGTCCTGGAGGCGCTGTGGCACCAGCCGCAGTTCTCCGCGCAGGCGGCGGGCAGGGTGGAGGTGTCCGTGCCGGGCCGCCACATCGAGGGCCTGAAGTTCCAGACCGTGGGCAGCCTCCAGCCCCACCGCGACAGCGTGCTACGGGATGACGTGGAGGCGTTGACGCAATTCCTCGCATGGAAGGCGAAGCCCACGCTGGGGCGGGACGAGGTGGTCGCCCTGCTGGGTCACCTGGGGACCCCGGCGGAGAGCCCGTTCCGCCGCGTCCTTCCGTGGCTCAAGGAGTTGAAGTTCAGTGTCGTGCCCGACAGCGCGCTCAAGGGGTCGGGGCTCCGGCACGCCTACGAGGCCGTGATGGAGCCCTTCGACCAGAGCTTCGAGCCTGTCGTCATCTGCTTTCTTGAGCAGTTGAGGGACCTGCTTGATGCTTGGAACAACGAGGCGACCGTCGAGCTCAAGGCCTCGGTGGCGGGGTTGGGGCCGCTACAGCTTCCAACATAG
- a CDS encoding DotU family type IV/VI secretion system protein, with protein MKLEHWNTLLATQRRVRQLLDRALPAEPAPGARRPQGRVGQEALGHLEQALMVELERLRAVFGADMSPDEVEDLIRPFVFFLDEWVLRRLSDAEQHLWPLLQQNLFQVDSGGDLFYDFVEEKLRRNDTPSIVFEMIRFCLAAGFTGRLVGQPERIRDLKDRISERIPQPAAMAPPAPVVQASVPTVYDFPVHYYAVTAAIVLGLPVFLWWVSN; from the coding sequence ATGAAACTGGAGCATTGGAACACTCTCCTGGCCACGCAGCGTCGCGTGCGCCAGCTCCTCGACCGGGCCCTGCCCGCCGAGCCCGCCCCGGGTGCGCGCCGGCCGCAGGGCAGGGTGGGGCAGGAGGCCCTGGGCCACCTGGAGCAGGCGCTCATGGTGGAGCTGGAGCGCCTGCGCGCCGTGTTCGGCGCGGACATGAGCCCGGACGAGGTGGAGGATCTGATCCGCCCCTTCGTCTTCTTCCTGGATGAGTGGGTGCTGCGGCGGCTGTCGGACGCGGAGCAACATCTCTGGCCGCTCCTGCAGCAGAACCTGTTCCAGGTCGACTCCGGCGGAGACCTCTTCTACGACTTCGTGGAAGAGAAGTTGCGCCGCAACGACACCCCCTCCATCGTCTTCGAAATGATCCGCTTCTGCCTGGCCGCGGGCTTCACCGGCCGCCTCGTGGGGCAGCCGGAGCGCATCCGCGACCTGAAGGACCGCATCTCTGAGCGCATCCCGCAGCCGGCCGCCATGGCGCCGCCCGCGCCGGTGGTGCAGGCCTCGGTGCCCACCGTCTACGACTTCCCGGTGCACTACTACGCCGTGACGGCCGCCATCGTCCTGGGCCTGCCGGTCTTCCTGTGGTGGGTCTCCAATTGA